A genomic stretch from Myripristis murdjan chromosome 12, fMyrMur1.1, whole genome shotgun sequence includes:
- the LOC115368755 gene encoding gastrula zinc finger protein XlCGF8.2DB-like, translating into MKTEADGEEAARNSDPAADFQATSEGQLLSSHSSEAETDDSDDWEESREPQSGSNPQSELLFSDDGSDDAEKPSSCSVNKNTGEKLWSCSFCGKNFKLKGTLNRHMMMHKGEKPFHCSVCGKGVTWKHDLNIHMRTHTGEKPFSCSLCGKCFAQKEHLKTHMRVHTREKPFMCTVCGKSFTRKEHRKTHMRIHTGEKPFSCSVCGKGFTRKEHRKTHMRIHTGEKPFSCLVCGKGFILKDYLNRHVRIHTGEKPFRCSFCDRAFNDESNLRAHTKVHTREKTFSCSVCGRSFTRRAGVSRHECAG; encoded by the coding sequence atgaaaacagaagctGATGGAGAGGAAGCAGCCAGGAACTCAGATCCAGCTGCTGATTTCCAAGCAACTAGTGAGGGCCAGCTCCTCTCTTCACACTCTTCTGAAGCTGagactgatgacagtgatgactgggaggagagcagagagcctcagtcaggttcaaacccacagagtgAACTCCTTTTCAGTGATGATGGATCTGATGATGCAGAGAAAccatcttcctgctctgtgaacaagaacacaggagagaaactgtGGAGTTGCTCTTTTTGTGGTAAAAACTTTAAACTAAAAGGAACCTTAAACAGACACATGATGATGCACAagggagagaaaccatttcacTGCTCAGTCTGCGGTAAAGGTGTTACATGGAAACATGACCTCAACATACACATGCGAactcacacaggagagaaacctttcagctgctcaCTTTGTGGTAAATGTTTTGCACAGAAAGAACACCTTAAAACTCACATGAGAGTTCACAcaagagagaaaccattcatgTGCACAGTCTGTGGCAAAAGCTTTACACGAAAAGAACACCGTAAGACTCACATGAGAATTCACACGGGAGAGAAACCGTTTAGCTGCTCAGTCTGCGGTAAAGGTTTCACACGGAAAGAACACCGTAAAACTCACATGAGAATTCACACAGGggagaaaccatttagctgcttAGTCTGTGGGAAAGGTTTTATATTGAAAGATTACCTCAACAGACATGTGCGaattcacacaggagagaaaccttttcGCTGCTCGTTCTGCGACAGAGCTTTCAATGATGAAAGTAATTTAAGGGCACACACCAAAGTCCACACACGAGAGAAAAcgttcagctgcagtgtgtgtgggaggagctTCACCAGGCGTGCAGGTGTTAGCAGACACGAGTGTGCTGGTTAG